A region of Chiloscyllium plagiosum isolate BGI_BamShark_2017 chromosome 37, ASM401019v2, whole genome shotgun sequence DNA encodes the following proteins:
- the LOC122541596 gene encoding zinc finger protein 271-like has protein sequence MEEKPFNFEVCNPAFTQTLTLVNHWWNYIGKKPFKCELCNKCFAQSSGLSYHRHVHTGEKPFTCEMCNKSFPSSSTLRRHQRIHTGEKPFSCGMCNKSFSRSSHLSTHQRIHTGEKPFICEVCDKSFSQLGILQTHQRIHTGRKPFTCKECDKSFSVSSHLHVHQRIHTGEKPFTCKECDKSFSQLSHLSMHQRTHTGEKPFKCEVCDKLFSLSSSLRTHQRIHTKEKPFKCEMCAKSFSEAGNLRMHKRIHTGEKPFQCEECDKAFSQSSRLLRHQRIHTGEKSFVCEECDKSFSDLAGLRVHRRIHTSEKPFTCEVCEKSFSQSSHLRKHERIHTGEKPSKCEVCDKSFSDLAALHVHRRIHTGEKPFTCEVCDKSFSQSSSLNVHQRIHTGEKPFKCDMCDKSFRVSSKLLRHLRIHTGD, from the coding sequence ATGGAAGAGAAACCATTTAATTTTGAGGTCTGCAATCCAGCCTTTACACAGACGTTAACACTAGTGAATCACTGGTGGAACTACATTGGCAAAAAGCCATTTAAGTGTGAGCTTTGCAATAAGTGCTTTGCCCAGTCATCAGGCCTGAGTTATCACCGGCATGTTCAtactggagagaaaccattcacatgtgaaATGTGTAATAAGTCATTTCCATCATCTTCGACTCTCCGCcgacaccaacgcattcacacaggggagaaaccttTCTCATGTGGGATGTGTAACAAATCATTCTCAAGATCATCACACTTAAGCACACACCAGCgcattcacacaggagagaaaccattcatttgtgaggtgtgtgacaaatcgTTCTCTCAGTTAGGGATCCTGCAGacacaccaacgcattcacacagggaGAAAACCATTCACCTGTAAGgagtgtgacaaatcattctcagtGTCATCACACCTCCATGTACACCAAcgtattcacacaggggagaaaccgtTCACATGTAAGGAGTGTGACAAATCATTTTCACAATTATCGCACCTCAGCATGCATCAACGGACTCACacgggggagaaaccattcaagtgtgAGGTATGTGACAAATTGTTCTCGCTGTCGTCATCTCTCCGTacacaccaacgcattcacaccaAGGAGAAGCCATTCAAATGTGAGATGTGTGCAAAATCATTCTCAGAAGCAGGGAACCTCCGCATGCACAAACGtatccacacaggggagaaaccttTCCAATGTGAGGAGTGTGACAAAGCATTCTCACAGTCATCGAGACTCCTGCGGCATCAGAGGATCCATACAGGGGAAAAATCATTTGTATGCGAGgaatgtgacaaatcattctccgACTTAGCAGGTCTTCGCGTACACCGACGCATTCACACCAGTGAGAAACCATTCACTTGTGAGGTATGTGAGAAATCATTCTCACAGTCATCGCACCTCCGTAAACATGAACgcattcacactggagagaaaccttccaagtgtgaggtgtgtgacaaatcattctcggACTTAGCTGCCCTCCACGTACACAGACGCATTCACACAGgcgagaaaccattcacatgcgaggtgtgtgacaaatcattctctcaGTCATCGAGCCTCAATgtacaccaacgcattcacacaggggagaaaccgtTCAAGTGTGAcatgtgtgacaaatc
- the LOC122541202 gene encoding zinc finger protein 239-like: protein MNEKPVEYEEHDQDCTQTSTVMNHQHIQGDEKLFRCELCEKAFSKSWNLHRHRRTHTHTGEKPFTCDQSFAQLSTLHTHRRIHTGERPFNCNVCNKLFSHSSTLREHQRIHTGEKPFKCDVCNKSFLDSSSLRVHQRVHTGEKPFTCEVCDKSFAQLSTLRAHQRIHTGEKPVKCEVCDKSFSQLGSLLVHQKIHTGEKPFKCEVCGKALVRSSSLLIHQMIHTGEKPFQCGACEMSFIQSSDLLRHQRIHTGEKPFKCDLCDRAFRQLSTLVDHRRIHTGEKQFPCEVCDKSFSRSSYHLRHQRIHTGVIFQLRSL, encoded by the coding sequence ATGAACGAGAAACCAGTTGAGTATGAGGAACatgaccaggattgcacacagaCATCAACAGTCATGAATCATCAACATATTCAAGGAGATGAGAAACTATTCAGGTGTGAGTTGTGTGAAAAGGCATTCTCGAAATCGTGGAACCTCCACAGGCAccgacgcacacacacacacaccggagAGAAACCCTTCACATGTGACCAATCCTTTGCACAGTTATCAACCCTTCACACACACCGgcgcattcacacaggggagagaccattcaatTGCAACGTGTGTAATAAATTATTCTCACATTCATCCACTCTCCGTgaacaccaacgcattcacacaggagagaaaccattcaaatGTGATGTGTGCAACAAATCATTCTTGGACTCATCATCACTCCGTGtacatcaacgtgttcacactggagagaaaccattcacatgtgaggTGTGTGATAAATCATTTGCACAGTTATCGACACTACGTGCACACCAACGtattcacaccggggagaaaccAGTCAAGTGTGAGGTGTGTGATAAATCCTTTTCACAGTTAGGGAGTCTTCTGGTCCATCAGAAgatccacacaggggagaaacccttCAAGTGTGAGGTTTGTGGTAAAGCTCTTGTGAGATCTTCAAGCCTCCTGATACACCAGAtgattcacactggagagaaaccctTCCAATGTGGGGCTTGTGAAATGTCTTTCATCCAGTCCTCTGATCTCCTGAGGCACCAGAGgattcacacaggagagaaacccTTCAAATGTGACCTGTGTGACCGAGCCTTCAGACAGTTATCGACCCTTGTGGATCACCGGCGTATTCACACGGGGGAGAAACAATTCCcatgtgaggtgtgtgacaaatctTTCTCGAGGTCCTCGTACCACCTGCGACATCAAAGGATTCACACGGGAGTGATCTTTCAGCTGAGGAGTTTATGA